AGGTGATGAACCGCACCAGCCCCAACCTGCTGGATCTGGGGGTGGCCCTGGTGGCCGGAGCGGTGGCGATGTTCGCCAAGCTCCGCAAGGACGCGATCTCGGCCCTGGCCGGCCTGGCCATCGCCGTGGCCCTGGTGCCGCCGATGTGCGTGGTGGGGATCCTGCTGGCGTCGTCGTTCTGGTGGCAGGCCTACGGGGCGCTGCTGCTGTTCGCCACCAACCTGCTCGGGATCATGGTGGGGGCCATGGCGGCCCTGGGGACGCTGGAGAAGGTGTACCGGCGCCGGCTGTTCCACAGCCGCCTGGGCCTCACCAGCGTGGCCCTCACTGCTCTGCTGGTGATACCCCTGGGCAGCAGCTTCTTCCGGCTGGTGAACCAATCCAGGCAGGAGACCAAGGCCCAGCAGCTGGAAGCGACGATTGAGCAGCGGTTGCGCAGCAGCACGATCACCCTCGGCGGCGATCCCGCCATCGACATGGTGGGCCTGAGCATCGACTGGCAACAGAACCCACCACTGATCCGGGCCCGGGTGCGGGTGACCGATCCGGAGCTGCCGACGGCCGCTCAGGTGGCCGCGGTGCAGGAGTTCATCAACAAAAGCCAGGCACCGCTGCGTTTTCGGCTGGTGATGCAACGCACCGCAGTGGATCTGATCGGACCGGAAACCGCACCGAATCCTGCCGATCTGGAGGTGCTGCCGCCGCCGGCCCTGCCGCCCCTGCCAGCCCAGCCCCGCGAGCAGGAGGCGGAGGAGGGGCTGGAGGCGACGCCCTGAACGCAGGCCCGCCCAACGTCATCGCACGCAACGTGTCGCAGTAGATGTAAGGGAGTGCCTGACGCCACTCCCCCGCCATGACTCCTCCCCAGCAGAGGCCCCTTGCCCAGCTCCGCCGAGCCTGCCTGCCCGGAGGATTGGCCGCCCTGACGCTCACCATCAGCGCCTGCGGCGCCGGCGGCGGCGGTCTGCCGTCGCTGAACGGGGCCGGGGCCTCCTTCCCGGCGCCGGCCTACCAGCGCTGGGCCGCCGACTACAAGACCGCCAAAGGCTCCCAGGTCAACTACCAGTCGGTGGGCTCCGGGCAGGGGGTGCGCTCCTTCCTGGCCGGCTCGGTGGATTTCGGCGCCACCGACGAGGCGCTCAGCGACGAGGACTTCAAGGCCGGCACGGCCGGCAAGCGCGGCGCCGTGCAGATCCCCATGCTGGGCGGCACGATCAGCCCGGCCTACAACAATCCCGACTGCCCCGATCTCAAGCTGACCCAGGCCCAGCTGGCCGACATCTTCCTGGGCAAGATCACCAACTGGAGCGCCCTGGGCTGTCCATCCAGGCCCCTGACGGTGGTGCACCGCTCCGATGGCTCCGGCACCACCTTCAACTTCACCAATGCGCTGGCCTGCTTCTCCGAGGAATGGAAGAAGAAGGTGGGTGCCGGCAAGGCGGTGCAGTGGCCCGTCGGGCTGGCGGCCAGGGGCAATGAGGGCGTGGCCGGCGTGATCCAGAACACCGCCGGAACGATCGGCTATGTCAACCAGGCGTTCCTGCGCGGCACCGTGAAGCCGGCAGCGCTGCAGAACAAGGCCGGCACGTTCGTCCTGCCGGATGCCAGCTCCGGCGCGGCGGCCCTCAACAACATCAAGCTCGATGAACGCCTGGCTGGGGAGGACTGCAACCCCGAGGGGGCTGACAGCTACCCGATCGTAGCCTTCACCTGGATCCTGGCGTACCAGAGCGGACAGGGGGAGCCGAAGGCGGAGGCCGTGCGCACCTTCCTGCTCTGGGCGCTGGAGGAGGAGCGCCAGAAGCAGGCAGCAGAACTGGGATTCGTTCCCCTCAGCGGCGATGTGCTGAAGCGGGCACGGGAGGAGGTGGCCAAGATC
This genomic stretch from Cyanobium gracile PCC 6307 harbors:
- the pstS gene encoding phosphate ABC transporter substrate-binding protein PstS; amino-acid sequence: MTPPQQRPLAQLRRACLPGGLAALTLTISACGAGGGGLPSLNGAGASFPAPAYQRWAADYKTAKGSQVNYQSVGSGQGVRSFLAGSVDFGATDEALSDEDFKAGTAGKRGAVQIPMLGGTISPAYNNPDCPDLKLTQAQLADIFLGKITNWSALGCPSRPLTVVHRSDGSGTTFNFTNALACFSEEWKKKVGAGKAVQWPVGLAARGNEGVAGVIQNTAGTIGYVNQAFLRGTVKPAALQNKAGTFVLPDASSGAAALNNIKLDERLAGEDCNPEGADSYPIVAFTWILAYQSGQGEPKAEAVRTFLLWALEEERQKQAAELGFVPLSGDVLKRAREEVAKIKG
- a CDS encoding DUF389 domain-containing protein; its protein translation is MNAPTAPSDDGRLAALQQEFEHDASFNQVFVVLTVGATLIATLGLLANSPGVVIGAMVVAPWIMPLQAMAFEILRGRLPMFLRALRTLLLGVVICVLLAMAVGHLVAFPSFGSEVMNRTSPNLLDLGVALVAGAVAMFAKLRKDAISALAGLAIAVALVPPMCVVGILLASSFWWQAYGALLLFATNLLGIMVGAMAALGTLEKVYRRRLFHSRLGLTSVALTALLVIPLGSSFFRLVNQSRQETKAQQLEATIEQRLRSSTITLGGDPAIDMVGLSIDWQQNPPLIRARVRVTDPELPTAAQVAAVQEFINKSQAPLRFRLVMQRTAVDLIGPETAPNPADLEVLPPPALPPLPAQPREQEAEEGLEATP